A single window of Flavobacteriales bacterium DNA harbors:
- a CDS encoding SiaB family protein kinase, whose translation MKTINTKQLSLSLFERMRANNIIMNYYGALSFDMAQHLIDDIYDSLNNTSLDSVIVKKIYSTFIEGVENIVKHSFYTENKRNFGVVNVSQNEKGDYIVGVGNMILVSQKSQLLREIDRLKDKSIDELKLEYRSFLREAGESEKITSGLGFLKMAIDCDNNIDFNFISLEEGVDFFLVEITIEVD comes from the coding sequence ATGAAAACTATTAATACTAAGCAATTATCATTAAGCTTATTTGAGCGAATGAGAGCGAACAATATCATAATGAATTATTATGGAGCGCTTTCGTTTGATATGGCACAACATTTAATAGACGATATCTATGACTCTCTAAACAATACGTCTTTAGATAGTGTTATTGTCAAAAAAATATATTCTACCTTCATTGAAGGTGTTGAAAATATAGTAAAACATTCTTTTTATACAGAAAATAAGAGAAATTTTGGAGTAGTAAATGTATCTCAAAATGAAAAAGGTGACTATATTGTTGGAGTAGGGAATATGATTCTTGTTTCTCAGAAAAGCCAACTTTTAAGAGAGATTGACAGATTAAAGGATAAGTCAATAGATGAGCTAAAATTAGAATATAGATCATTCTTAAGAGAAGCCGGTGAAAGTGAGAAGATAACTAGTGGGTTGGGTTTTTTAAAAATGGCTATTGATTGTGATAACAATATAGATTTTAATTTTATCAGTTTGGAGGAAGGGGTTGACTTCTTCTTGGTTGAAATAACAATTGAGGTTGATTAA
- a CDS encoding DUF1987 domain-containing protein, with protein MIKNYNIEQTKITPKVSLKLDEGSFIIEGDSRPEDVMEFYTPILEWFAELEHSCIAASHEKFSYSTIFALEYLNSSSVIFVSKLLKQLMTLSTLENVDLNVLWLYIEHDEEMKELGEEFKVIYSDLPLTVKSKS; from the coding sequence ATGATTAAAAATTATAATATAGAACAAACTAAGATTACACCCAAAGTAAGTCTAAAACTGGATGAGGGTTCTTTTATTATAGAAGGGGATTCAAGACCTGAGGATGTAATGGAGTTTTATACGCCTATATTAGAGTGGTTTGCTGAACTTGAACATTCGTGTATAGCTGCTTCTCATGAAAAGTTTTCTTATTCTACTATTTTTGCTTTAGAATATCTAAATTCTAGTTCTGTAATTTTTGTTAGTAAATTATTAAAACAGTTAATGACATTATCAACACTTGAGAATGTTGATTTAAATGTTTTATGGTTATATATAGAGCATGATGAAGAAATGAAGGAGTTGGGAGAAGAGTTTAAGGTTATTTATTCGGATTTGCCTTTAACTGTTAAATCTAAATCCTAG
- a CDS encoding SpoIIE family protein phosphatase, protein MLLYRYIFIFFSLLFSINSFSQTEEDLLKTLENVEGIEAASIYNQLAKEVLKSNPKKSIGYGNEAIKLANKNPNELSKAYINTGQGYYVLKEYEKAIEQYKKAITIYEKNRVYKGNAYGNLLTGRAYQKLNKKGLAINHLKKSYEISIQNNLYLYAGYAAHDLIEVYGDKGDISNVKKWTENAISGYKKANKDQQVIKVTFLYGAYLAQYGDYAEAKKQLEKASKKAKNNTKLAQEINTVLETIAYNEKIEKATISNHQQEQQKQTEKYIATIEKQKVLSLAEIEKLSEEKQLVELKLKIETDHYEKELLIQQHLLEQRNKDLAIKDANIETQIAIAKQHKIEKRNRTLQLIAAIIGIILVSFIALISFRNYQTKRKAYANLDLKNKQIQTQKEELEYKSKNIEKSIKYAQKIQFSLLPNEKVIQSIFSQSFVFFQPKDHVSGDFIWTHTIGNKSFLAVADCTGHGVPGAFISIICANLLEKIIVEEQIAQPNIILDKIDTELKQTINKYEEYGIKDGMDIALISITNDTLLYAGARNPLYIVSSNQLITLKGDRKSIGYGYSISSNQSFSSHEYSLKDGDMFYFSTDGYIDQRGGRNGNKFFAKPFRDLLLKIHLLPLTEQKRQLTQVFRDWKMNEEQMDDVTVLGFRFNS, encoded by the coding sequence ATGCTACTGTATCGATATATATTTATATTCTTCTCCCTCCTATTTTCTATAAACAGTTTTAGCCAAACAGAAGAAGATTTACTAAAAACATTAGAGAATGTAGAAGGAATAGAAGCCGCTTCTATATATAATCAATTAGCTAAAGAAGTACTTAAAAGTAACCCTAAAAAAAGCATTGGGTATGGAAATGAAGCTATAAAGTTAGCTAATAAAAACCCTAACGAACTTTCTAAAGCTTACATCAATACTGGGCAAGGGTATTATGTTTTAAAAGAATATGAAAAAGCTATAGAACAGTATAAAAAAGCTATAACAATTTATGAAAAAAACAGAGTCTATAAAGGTAACGCTTATGGTAATTTGCTTACAGGAAGAGCATATCAAAAATTAAATAAAAAAGGATTAGCTATTAATCATTTAAAGAAATCATACGAGATTAGTATACAAAATAACTTATATCTCTATGCTGGTTATGCTGCCCACGACCTTATTGAAGTTTACGGAGATAAAGGAGATATTTCCAATGTAAAAAAATGGACAGAAAATGCAATTAGTGGATATAAAAAAGCCAATAAAGACCAACAAGTAATCAAGGTAACATTTCTATATGGAGCTTATCTTGCTCAATATGGTGATTACGCAGAAGCCAAAAAGCAACTAGAAAAAGCATCAAAAAAAGCAAAGAATAATACAAAACTAGCACAAGAAATTAATACAGTTTTAGAAACAATTGCCTACAATGAGAAAATAGAAAAGGCTACTATTTCTAATCATCAACAAGAACAGCAAAAACAAACTGAGAAATATATAGCTACTATAGAAAAGCAGAAAGTATTATCTCTTGCTGAAATTGAAAAATTAAGTGAAGAAAAACAGTTAGTTGAATTAAAACTAAAAATAGAAACAGATCACTACGAAAAGGAACTACTTATTCAACAACATCTACTAGAACAACGTAACAAAGACTTGGCAATAAAAGATGCAAATATAGAAACACAAATAGCAATTGCTAAACAACATAAAATCGAAAAAAGAAATCGAACTCTTCAGTTAATTGCTGCTATTATAGGCATTATTTTAGTTAGTTTTATTGCTTTAATTTCTTTTAGAAACTATCAAACAAAGAGAAAAGCTTATGCTAATCTTGATTTGAAAAATAAACAAATTCAGACTCAAAAAGAAGAACTCGAATATAAATCGAAAAATATAGAGAAAAGTATCAAATATGCTCAAAAGATTCAGTTTAGCTTATTGCCCAATGAAAAAGTTATTCAATCTATATTTTCTCAATCATTTGTCTTTTTTCAACCCAAAGACCATGTTAGTGGAGATTTTATTTGGACACATACAATCGGAAACAAATCTTTTCTTGCTGTAGCAGATTGCACTGGGCATGGCGTACCTGGGGCTTTTATATCTATAATTTGTGCCAATCTATTAGAAAAAATAATTGTTGAAGAACAAATAGCACAACCAAATATAATTCTTGATAAAATAGATACGGAATTAAAACAAACTATTAATAAATATGAAGAGTATGGTATAAAAGATGGGATGGATATAGCCTTAATTTCAATTACTAATGATACACTGTTATATGCTGGAGCAAGAAACCCTTTATATATTGTTTCTTCCAATCAACTAATTACTTTAAAAGGTGATCGAAAATCTATTGGTTATGGATATAGTATAAGTTCTAATCAATCATTTTCATCTCATGAATATTCACTAAAAGACGGTGATATGTTTTACTTTTCTACAGACGGCTATATAGATCAAAGGGGTGGTCGAAATGGAAATAAATTCTTTGCTAAGCCTTTTAGAGATCTATTACTAAAAATACACTTACTTCCTTTAACTGAACAGAAGAGACAACTTACTCAAGTTTTTAGAGATTGGAAAATGAATGAAGAACAAATGGATGATGTTACCGTACTAGGATTTAGATTTAACAGTTAA
- a CDS encoding response regulator transcription factor: protein MRLLLVEEHKILRESIVSILQVNFPDIDIVTSPNGQSALNVINYELQFELLIINLQLSDIYGVDLIESIHQEIDPPPIIAMNSLFSNFLIKKLLKLNVQGFLNQYNSSKDLLEAIHAIRNKERYYSDDIQSLIDDFNIENQYIQKIKQNFIKEIGYTDREIEIIQHMMSSKTNKEIAEALFLSSDTIKFHRKNIYRKSNVGNLLDLYKLLNSKHFFYEPK from the coding sequence ATGAGGTTATTGCTTGTTGAAGAACATAAGATTTTAAGAGAAAGTATTGTATCTATTTTACAAGTTAATTTTCCTGATATAGATATTGTTACATCACCAAATGGTCAATCTGCATTAAATGTTATAAATTATGAGCTACAATTTGAATTATTAATTATTAACCTTCAACTATCTGACATCTATGGTGTAGATTTAATTGAAAGTATACATCAAGAAATAGATCCTCCCCCAATTATTGCAATGAATAGTTTATTTAGTAATTTTTTAATTAAAAAATTACTAAAACTAAACGTACAAGGCTTTCTGAATCAATACAATAGTAGTAAAGACCTTCTAGAAGCAATACATGCTATACGTAATAAAGAGCGTTATTATTCTGATGACATTCAAAGTCTAATTGATGACTTTAATATTGAAAATCAATACATTCAAAAAATTAAACAAAATTTTATCAAAGAAATTGGATATACTGATCGTGAAATAGAAATTATTCAGCACATGATGAGTTCTAAAACAAATAAAGAAATTGCTGAAGCTCTTTTTCTAAGCAGCGACACCATTAAATTTCATCGTAAAAATATCTATCGTAAATCTAATGTAGGTAACTTACTTGATTTATATAAATTGCTAAATTCTAAGCATTTTTTTTATGAACCTAAATAA
- a CDS encoding gliding motility-associated C-terminal domain-containing protein, which yields MINPQAQGSIYSNEYIVIDSAATLFVEGNVQLETTNSLITNNGELIVKENWINNTDSTGLINNGRGTVKLDGDFQSISGNSITKFYQLELNGSNSVKELNNSIFVDSLLLLNDAVLETNNYIAHLLNPNQSALSWTQNGYISTNSIGGHFLRNMSPNITYVFPVGNQNLSGNHRFVEITPFNTDTNTYGVALLAESIDNVYGTSISGINGPFNSSATNESIEKLNNNYFYSIYRYSTGDSAKINFYFKSDDAPQNYTSVAQWKSSLNRWENELFTISPLSNSLPNFGNPDRIASKSAHFDFNSDIFTFIETTLFIPNGFSPDNDGINDFFVIDNLDLYENNELIIFNRWGSEIYTASPYENNWNGVSNSTDLFLQGKKIDDGTYYYILKLSDELPIMKGFLEVKTFD from the coding sequence ATGATAAATCCTCAAGCACAAGGAAGTATTTATTCAAATGAATACATAGTAATAGATTCTGCAGCAACACTTTTTGTGGAAGGAAACGTACAGTTAGAAACTACTAATAGCTTAATAACCAATAATGGAGAGCTTATTGTGAAAGAAAATTGGATTAACAATACTGATTCAACAGGATTAATAAATAATGGACGAGGAACTGTAAAGTTAGATGGTGATTTTCAGTCTATATCTGGTAATAGTATAACCAAGTTTTATCAACTTGAGCTGAATGGCTCCAACTCTGTTAAAGAGCTTAACAACTCCATATTTGTTGATAGTTTATTATTACTTAATGATGCTGTTTTAGAAACCAACAATTACATTGCTCATCTTTTAAACCCTAATCAAAGTGCACTTAGCTGGACTCAAAATGGATATATTTCAACGAATTCTATTGGCGGTCACTTTTTACGCAATATGTCTCCTAATATCACTTATGTATTTCCAGTAGGAAATCAAAATTTGTCTGGCAACCATAGATTTGTAGAAATTACACCATTTAATACAGATACTAACACATATGGTGTTGCTTTACTAGCTGAATCAATTGACAATGTTTACGGCACTTCTATTTCTGGGATTAATGGACCATTTAATTCTTCAGCTACTAATGAGAGTATTGAAAAACTGAACAACAATTATTTCTATTCTATATATAGATATTCAACTGGTGATAGCGCTAAAATTAACTTCTATTTCAAATCTGATGATGCCCCACAAAATTATACATCAGTAGCGCAATGGAAATCCTCTTTAAACCGTTGGGAAAATGAACTATTTACAATATCACCTCTTTCCAACAGTCTACCTAACTTTGGAAATCCAGATCGAATTGCATCTAAAAGTGCCCACTTTGATTTTAATTCTGATATTTTTACTTTTATAGAAACTACTTTGTTTATTCCCAATGGTTTTTCACCTGATAATGATGGAATTAATGACTTCTTTGTAATAGATAATCTTGACTTATACGAAAATAATGAACTTATAATATTTAATAGGTGGGGAAGTGAAATATATACAGCTAGTCCATATGAGAATAATTGGAATGGAGTATCTAATTCAACTGATCTCTTCTTACAAGGCAAAAAAATTGATGATGGCACCTATTATTATATACTAAAATTAAGCGACGAACTACCAATTATGAAAGGCTTTTTAGAAGTTAAAACTTTTGATTAA
- a CDS encoding gliding motility-associated C-terminal domain-containing protein, translated as MLIISFSINGQSYFITSSDGVITIENGATIYVDGNINMGQNSLFKNSGNIRLTKNWINNSSSSGFDQSILYGNVHFIGGNQLIDGTNSTNFYNIHLYGDYTIKECMLNTFIEGRLHLNNSELQTHQNIVSINNPNSNAITFEKGYVASDLLGGYLMRKTNSINDYYFPTGNSIIDFYKRLRPVTISPVNNSENYFAVRLAPLYVNNDIGTSITGAIAPYPVQQKQAELNDFNTLFYHNIARVQGNSPAKIDIWYEEEDGEYNTIAHWNSQETWIDEQFNIQTFSSPTISNFPLNKASFINFNNFNHDAFVLANKINLNNIYIPNSFTPNGDHNNDIFIPILNYDNIDEYELVIYDRWGKQLFFTDNVTEGWDGTSLNQKVQLGTYIWTLRIKPSETNANFIEKIGHINLIR; from the coding sequence TTGCTTATAATTTCATTTAGCATAAACGGTCAATCATATTTTATTACTTCATCTGATGGTGTTATAACGATAGAAAACGGGGCAACAATATATGTAGATGGTAACATTAATATGGGACAAAACAGTCTTTTTAAAAACAGCGGCAACATTCGGCTAACTAAAAACTGGATTAACAACAGTTCCTCAAGTGGGTTTGACCAATCTATTTTATATGGAAACGTTCATTTTATCGGAGGTAATCAGTTAATTGACGGTACAAATTCAACCAACTTTTACAATATCCATTTATATGGTGATTATACCATTAAAGAATGTATGTTAAATACATTTATAGAAGGCAGATTACATCTGAATAACTCTGAGTTACAAACACATCAAAATATAGTATCTATTAATAACCCCAATTCTAATGCTATAACCTTTGAAAAAGGATATGTTGCTTCTGATTTATTAGGAGGTTATTTAATGAGAAAAACGAATAGCATAAATGACTATTATTTTCCTACAGGAAATAGTATTATCGATTTTTATAAAAGATTAAGGCCAGTAACAATATCTCCAGTAAATAACTCTGAAAATTATTTTGCTGTTCGCTTAGCTCCGTTATATGTAAATAACGATATAGGAACTTCAATCACTGGAGCAATAGCTCCATATCCTGTTCAACAAAAACAAGCTGAACTAAATGACTTTAATACTTTATTTTATCATAACATAGCAAGAGTACAAGGTAATAGCCCCGCTAAAATTGACATTTGGTACGAAGAAGAAGATGGGGAATATAATACTATAGCACATTGGAACAGTCAAGAAACTTGGATAGATGAACAATTTAATATTCAAACCTTCTCCTCTCCCACTATCTCAAACTTTCCTTTGAATAAAGCATCATTTATCAATTTTAATAATTTCAACCATGATGCTTTTGTTTTAGCAAACAAAATTAATCTCAATAATATATATATTCCTAATTCTTTTACACCAAATGGAGACCATAACAATGATATATTTATTCCCATTTTAAATTATGATAATATTGATGAATATGAACTTGTTATATATGATCGTTGGGGAAAACAACTTTTTTTCACAGATAATGTAACTGAAGGTTGGGATGGAACTAGTCTAAACCAAAAAGTTCAATTAGGAACCTATATTTGGACTTTAAGAATTAAACCTAGTGAAACAAATGCTAACTTCATCGAAAAGATAGGACACATTAACTTAATCAGATAA